A genome region from Planktothrix tepida PCC 9214 includes the following:
- a CDS encoding winged helix-turn-helix domain-containing protein: protein VLLEREYGVVFQSHQSYYSLLEEARISWKKSQKKNPAKNEQLVQEKKEEIEKKLASWKEEIGAGKLTVFMIDECHLLWGDILGYVWGRTDRRIEIPIKNQKERQTYYGALDYQTKEFIIKG, encoded by the coding sequence AAGTTTTGTTAGAAAGGGAGTATGGAGTCGTGTTTCAATCCCATCAAAGTTATTATAGCTTGCTGGAAGAGGCTCGCATCAGTTGGAAAAAAAGCCAAAAAAAGAATCCGGCTAAAAATGAGCAGTTAGTCCAAGAGAAAAAGGAAGAAATTGAAAAAAAGTTAGCGAGTTGGAAAGAGGAAATAGGGGCGGGAAAGCTGACAGTGTTTATGATTGATGAATGTCATCTTCTTTGGGGAGATATTTTAGGGTATGTTTGGGGAAGGACGGATCGAAGAATAGAAATTCCCATCAAAAATCAAAAAGAAAGGCAAACTTATTATGGAGCTTTAGATTACCAAACGAAAGAATTTATTATCAAAGG